The following are encoded in a window of Impatiens glandulifera chromosome 5, dImpGla2.1, whole genome shotgun sequence genomic DNA:
- the LOC124937619 gene encoding putative MO25-like protein At5g47540 — protein sequence MSDRNQSSALKKIFVRALRNGAAKGFFKQKPRTPQDVVCQTRALLVYLEADLGEGGPRHVVKMTELNKLMRDIKVILYGDSESEPNPDACAQVTQEFFRENTLRLLIVCLPKLDLEARKDATQVVANLQRQPVHSRLIASEYLEANLDLVDILICGYEDPVLALHYGGMLRECIRHQVVARHLLASEHMKKFFDYIQLPYFDVASDALVTFKELLTRHKSTVAEFLCKNYDMFFADFNLKLLESSNYIIRRQAIKLLGEIMLERSNSPVMVQYVSSKDNLRILMNLMRETSKSIPIDAFHVFKLFATNEKKTPEIVTILIANRNKLLRFLAGFKTEKEDEQFEADKTKVIKEIAQLEAVDHPQMTMEMDKCSEL from the exons ATGTCAGACAGAAATCAGTCTTCAGCTTTGAAGAAGATCTTCGTTCGCGCACTTCGTAATGGTGCCGCAAAGGGTTTCTTCAAGCAGAAGCCTCGTACGCCTCAAGATGTCGTTTGCCAGACTCGCGCGCTTCTTGTTTATCTCGAAGCCGATCTCGGCGAAGGCGGACCTAGGCATGTAGTCAAG ATGACGGAATTGAATAAACTAATGCGTGACATAAAGGTGATCCTTTATGGAGATAGTGAATCCGAGCCTAATCCAGATGCATGTGCACAAGTGACTCAGGAATTCTTCAGAGAAAACACATTGCGCCTACTTATTGTTTGTCTACCAAAATTGGATTTAGAG GCTCGTAAAGATGCCACTCAGGTAGTTGCCAATTTGCAAAGGCAACCGGTTCATTCTCGACTAATTGCCTCTGAATACTTGGAAGCTAACCTAGACCTCGTAGATATTCTAATATGCGG tTATGAGGATCCTGTTcttgctttacactatggtggAATGCTGAGGGAGTGCATACGACATCAGGTAGTTGCAAG GCACCTTTTGGCTTCAGAACATATGAAGAAATTTTTCGATTACATACAACTTCCATATTTTGACGTTGCTTCAGATGCCTTAGTAACATTTAAG GAGCTTTTGACCAGGCATAAGTCTACAGTTGCTGAATTTctgtgtaaaaattatgatatG TTTTTTGCTGATTTCAATTTGAAACTATTGGAGTCTTCGAATTATATCATCAGAAGGCAAGCTATTAAG CTGTTGGGTGAAATTATGTTGGAAAGATCAAATTCTCCTGTTATGGTACAATATGTCAGTTCAAAGGACAACTTGCGGATACTAATGAATCTGATGAGA GAGACTAGCAAATCCATCCCAATAGATGCGTTTCACGTGTTTAAG TTATTTGCCACAAACGAAAAGAAAACTCCTGAAATAGTGACGATACTAATTGCAAATAGAAACAAGCTTTTGCGGTTCTTGGCAGGATTCAAGACAGAAAAAG AGGATGAACAGTTTGAGGCAGATAAAACTaaagttataaaagaaataGCGCAGCTGGAAGCTGTTGATCATCCTCAGATGACGATGGAAATGGATAAATGTAGTGAGTTGTAA